The region gtctctcAAAATGTTTACATTCTTTATTTGAAAATAGAACACTCTTTATTCTCTTCTcactaaaatatactactattcaactactttttctctccatttactttatttaacaATTCCTCATAAAATTCCATACCACTAAAGAAGGTAGATATCCGAAGGAGGGATAGTTATACAATGCtaaacattttattaaaatttgtgttgttAACACCTGTAAATGTTTGTGGGggtaaatataaaaaattacatgaCTGAGGAGTGGATTATGGAGATTTCTCATTTCTGGAACAAATTGTTGACCATTAATTGAATTAGAAAGAAATAAGAGCAGGAAGAAGTGTCACtcagaccatccacaacgcgtctcgcgccgggctcgcgtctcgtctcggagagacgagacccccgcgagacgcattgcagcgcccatctcgtctccagttcgcgaccgtctcgtcgcgtagctcgtctcggagagacacgagacgagctgtctcgccacgcgccagggacacgtggcacgtccccatgcgtgcgtgacgcccactcgctggcccgcgagtgggcgtcgtcactgatgacgcaataattcatttttttaaaaaaaaatcaatttttaataaaaaaaattttttttttattcaaacggtaatattaccgttaaatatttattttcattttttaaatttttaatttttttactctataaataattctattccatactcatttcaaacacaaacacacatctattcctctcaaatcctctctatcactccaatttccatcttcaatcaactcaaacaaatggatccttttgagcaaatgcgccaattaatggaacaatcactcgaagaagatcgacgacgagaggcggaggaagccgcaccacccccacgacgctcccggaagtacatcaatcggaaccgggaggaagccgccgcacggttagtacgcgactacttctgcgataacccgatttggggagatacctatacaagaacggttggctattcgggcaaggacacgcgactctagcgcccacacccaactccaagaggatctaattgagcacatttgggaaaactttggcggagaagattaaattatgtcatttttatttttttagaattttaattatgtcttcgttttttttaatgttaagttgtaatattgttttaattttaataaagtgtgtttgtttaaattgaattgggttttaaaaaaaattataaattaaattgaatgaatagtaattaagagacggtatagagacggttaagagacggagcgttgcaggttccgtctcttagttaagagatggaggaaaaaaggacagtgggaccctcaaatagtgctcaaatagtagttaagagacggtttaagagacgatatagagacagcgttgtggatggcctcaaCCTTACAAGCGGCTTAAATTCCTGCAGCAGTTAGGTAGTTAATTCTATAGGTTGACAGTTGACTTAAAGCATCCACAGCGGAGAGCACAATGTTGTCCGTCCGCCTGTGCCAATGGCACGACACCTCTGTctgccgctgcgctcttgccgctggtgcggcgctgctcgatgcatcgagcacgtccgtgccagcgagcagctgacgtggcacGTTCTGATTAGCCAACgtcatttccgttggaaattcatttttttttaaatcgaaaataattccaatatatatatatatattcacaaTCCCAAAATAATGGTagtttttttgataatttttcagtatttttttattttatttttatttttttatccccaaaatcatctataaatacacacattcttcatccatttttcacatcaaatcatctctcattcatctctcattcgtagtttttcatacaacttatctacaccttcatctctcactcaaaccctcaaatggatttcatccatctcattgcggaaacggagcgtgaagaacaagaatactatgaacaacatcgtgccgcctatgaagtctatgtcgcagcgaatacccctgcccctcctcctcaaccaactagatcaacgcgccgctacatccatcgtgaccgggagggagccaacgaaaggctcgttgccgactatttttctgaccagccgcggtttccggaagattactttcggcgctgttttcgcatgtcaaaacgcttgtttatgcgtattgtcaacacattgtccgtccgtgttgaatacttcaaACAAGTACGGacgcagccggtcggcaaagtctttcgacgttgcagaagtgtacagACGTATTATCAACACATTGTCCACCCGTGTTGAATAATtctgtaatttttatttttaggattctaattatgtaatttttatttatttttgtaatttgtaatattatttcggttatttttaatgaattttaatattgtggaaatgtttttatttaaattgaataatagaatggtggaacccttgagcttgtccttgcggaagagcacggatgtgggtgttgtgctcttgcctaagagcagggagtaaaagtgggtccgggcccacatccgtgctcgttggcaagagcacggatgtggatgctcttaagcaaTGATGGTGGCTGTCATTTTTAGatagagtgaactacgcaaatggtacctaaactttaaaaatatcatgggtAGTTCAtgaactaaggtgtaatcacatttttttatactttttcacTACTCATCACAATTTTGCACCAAAAATGCCCCCAAGGAATGAAGGGTAATTTTGGACTTTCATATATAGGTATtggatttgatattttctttatatttatcTATAGTgctaaatataatattttcttatagtttgactacctaaaatgatattattcagtttactttttcaatcactttatcatatcttttttctctctttctctaaaatttttaggaagtaaaaaataaaaaaaataaaaaatagtactatgaaattcttaaatatattaattataaaaatcaaaattataaatttaattataaaaataatttgtcacaaaatttaattttgattgtgatttgattatttttttaatattaaaaattaatttttaattaaaactaatcttaatttttaattaattatagtatttaatattaacaaaattaatcataatcaaattaaatttagctaaaatttattttgataattaaatttataattttaaattttattccatACATTTAAGAACTTCatagtgtatttttttattttaatttcttaggtcctaaaatttagagaaagagagacatCTATATgacataaagtgattgaaaaagtaaagtgaataatatcattttaggtacttaAACTagaagaaaatatcatatttcatactagagagaaagataaagaaaaaatcaaatccaatacctagatatgaaagttCAAAAATGCCCTTCATGCATTGAAGGCATTTTTTgtgcaaaattgtgatgaatagtgaaaaagtataaaaaatgtgattacaccATAGTTCATGGACTacccacgatatttttaaagtttaggtaCCATTTGCGTGCAAAACGCATAGTTCATggaccatttgcgtagttcactcttttagaTAAGGCCCGTcgcatttaaataaaaacatatagtagtatttacttcctccgtccgccaATAGGAGTTTCATTACttggcggcacgggttttaaagAATGTTAAGAAAGcaggtggaaaaaagttagtggaatatgagtctcgcttgtatatattagttttaagtaaaatgtgagtgaaatgagttagtgaaatgagtgactctattaccatttatggtaaaagtgaaccaggactcctattcgcggacagactaaaatgaaaaaatgggacttCTATTCGCAGACGGAGGGGAGTATTTTGCATTACCTTcgtatttgaaaaatataaatatttgtaatggcacgggttttaatgcgtaattggtaaattaagagagaagaatagaaaaatggataaagtaagagagaggaatagaaaaagaaatgaaagtagtgTTAATGTATTATGTGTCaacttcctaaaataaaaaatttagaaagtttctatttttaagggacaaccaaaatgaaaatagtatcTATTTTTAAGAGACAGGTGTAGGCGTAgtaatataattttgtttcacATTCTTAGCTATTATATATCTCGGTTTCCCTTCCTCATCCATATCTTGAATTCATATTCTTAGCGCATGCATACAATGGGAATTTGAGTCAGAAATTTGAAATTAGTCTTCCATTATTATATGGTGGGCTAATAAAAACGCAATTTCTGCCCTAATTAGTATGTAGGAGTATAATTTGTGGACCTGAACTTTAATTAGGATTTCATTTAGCACCCAGATGAACAAATAGACAATAATTATTACTGATCAGAGAAAGCTCTGGTTTATGATTTATGAACACCCTCCCACTGACATACACATACTGATACTGGGGTTCACCTTTCTTTTTACCATAATTATTAAGTGAAATCAGAGACAACGGACTTTCAGTTATTAGTAATGTATGTTTAGATCAAAGAACAAATTGAATATTTTAGAGCTTGTACAGAATTTTAGAATTAATAGTTAAAGAATGTGGAATTTGAGGGGAAGTTAGTTCAGTGATAAGGGAACAGACAATTCTCACTTGGTAGAAATGTGTGTATGCTACTAAAAATATTAGTCCGCCCATCTTTAAAAAATTGTTcctttttgtcattttgtcGGTCCACCAATATCACTCCACTTGGGGACTCTTTTTTATTTCTATGAAAAAAGAGAGCCTTCTTGTTTTCATCTCTCCTTCTGCTGTGAAGTTTGCTGTCTTATTTCAGaggaaaaaaaaatgtcaatttgGATTTGTTCAGTGAAGATTTAAGCTGCTAAGGCTGCTTTTCTTTTACCTAGTAGAAGAGATACACTGAAAACTTTTATCTTAAATAGGAAATGACTTTTATCTTAAATACATCACACAAGATCCAAATCAACCAGCATTAGGCGATGCGTATCGTTTCTATGTTCTTGCTCAGCTCCTCCAGCTTCTTCAGCCTCATCCGCTCGCTTTCACTCACCAACTGCGCAGACAATATTAACAACACAAGCTCACAGGCAATTCGCGTGTGATTAGAACGGATAATCAAGATTATATTTCCCCTCACCTCCATCAATTTAGTGATTAGTTGTACTTTCTCTTTGTTCTTATCGTTGAACGCTTCTAGAGCTTCTTTGTATTCCCTTTCCTGCGATAACCGATTCAATCCCATAATCCAAAATTTTAGAGACTAATCAATCTAATTATCACCTAATTAAAGGATGAACTATATTAATCAAGTAGATTCACCTTCTTCTGGCAAGTCTGCCCCAACGGCTTTAATTCTTTGTTCACAGAATCAATTTTCTTGCGAACAAAGGAGACTTCCTTCTTCATTGGATCTGAGAGGGCATCTAATTCCTGAAAAAACCATTCCAATTTCGCATAAGTAAGCGATTACAGCGATACAATATACATTTCAAGTAGCCTTTACTAGTGATACATGAACTTGTACAACAATTGCCAATTACATAggaagtttctattttttttcagaaaacATGCTGATATATGATTAATCTAAAGGCAACCGATGAATAAATTTTTGTGCATATGAAAATAACTAGATGAGGTAGAGCTAATTTGTGAATAACATCAGCTTTCAACAATTTCTTTCTGGGTGAATCTACTGAGATATGCATATGCTCCAACTAAGACCAAACCTTTTGAGACCATATTAACAAAACCTTCAAAGATCtggatttgaatttattttaaaaaaggaTAAGAAATAAGAAGCTATCCATAACATCATCTGAACGTTAAAACCCCTCTTTTGCGGAAATGGAAATAGGAAGGCAAATCCAAcggaaaatcaaaattaaagtaAACATTTCAACGAAATTGATGAATCGAAACAGCATGAAGCCCCAAAAAAGCACAATTTTCAGAAACCCCAAAAATTTAGGAACCCTAGCCAAAAGAGGGAAGTTCAATTAAGTCGTAAAattggagagagggagagagagaaaccTCACGGATGACGGCCAAACGTTTggtttcttcttcaattctgCCGAGCTGAGCTTGAACTTTCTCCTTAAcctccatcttcttcttctcgattTCCTCCTCCTTGGCCATGAAAGTGGAGAGAGCGGATTTGGACATCTCCTCGTCTTCCTTGGTGAGAGCGCCGTTGAAGCTGAGGCTCCCGGAAATCTGGCCCGACTGCATCGATTGCTGGTTTTCAAGGGTCCTCTGCGTCTGCATCATTGCTCCTCCGCTCAAGAAAACCTTCTTCTCCCTTGATTTCTCGTCTTTATTATTAGTGGAGTGTTTATCTCTTGCAGCCTTGTTTGTTTGGGTTTCGCCCTTTAATTCACACTTTTGGTTTTGGAATGATGAATGAAGGAGAGAAGATTTTCTCTCTTTGATTTCCTGTATACAGACAGGCGCCTTCTCTTTCTCTATGTTTAAAGTAAGGAAAGCCAGCTCAGCTAGCTAATTATTCAGCTTCATTAATCATCCATTCATTTTCTCTAATTATTCTCTTTTAACAGAGAATTCTATATTtgtgcattttttatttattaacttGATGAATATCGTGTGAATTTCTCAGCAAATTAGCCACATTCGGTTGGGAACATTTCTCCCTTTTTATTGGAGAAAATACTACTTAGTACATAATTTTTATTTGGAGAATCAGGCATCTTTCTTCTCTACCATATTTACTTTCCTTCTTTAATGGATATTAAGCGTGTCCACAGTGGGTGGCCGCGCACCCGAGCCattaagagtgtccacagtgggggagccgcggcccgtgGCTCGGGTGCGCGGCCCCCAATGCAGAGAGCCACGACGGGCGGCTGGGAGCCGGGAGCCGAGAGCCGAGAGGGAGCCGCGGCCGCGACcctcacacggctcagccgtGTGCGCCGCGGCCTACCACTGCAGCGGGCCGAGAGCCACGGCCCGGCCAccgaatttatttttttttgcttctttttttttataaatacacaccATTTTTCTACCCCAATTCAAACATCACTCTTTCCAATCTATTTCAATTCAACTTCTGAAATATGAATTTCGACGATGAACGGTACCAAGAAGCGgtagatctggagttccaaaacctGGTTGCAGCGttgtataaatatcataaattatagtctaataaaatttaatgtagttaaattaaaaaatatctttaaaaaaagtaaataaattaattttattttggagcGGGCCACATTTCATGGCCCTTGTTATTTACCATTGTGGAGAGCCCAGGAGAGCCACATCTGATGGTCGGGCCAACTTTGGTGgccttgagggccaccattgtggacactctaacaaTCTTGTCAAG is a window of Salvia splendens isolate huo1 chromosome 3, SspV2, whole genome shotgun sequence DNA encoding:
- the LOC121797440 gene encoding probable DNA double-strand break repair Rad50 ATPase — protein: MMQTQRTLENQQSMQSGQISGSLSFNGALTKEDEEMSKSALSTFMAKEEEIEKKKMEVKEKVQAQLGRIEEETKRLAVIREELDALSDPMKKEVSFVRKKIDSVNKELKPLGQTCQKKEREYKEALEAFNDKNKEKVQLITKLMELVSESERMRLKKLEELSKNIETIRIA